In the Flavobacterium pallidum genome, one interval contains:
- a CDS encoding class I SAM-dependent DNA methyltransferase: protein MALSWNEIKERAVKFSREWENDFSEDAEAQSFLIEFFNVFGINRKRVSSFEHKVKKLDEKDGYIDLLWKGMILIEMKSRGKDLEKAYKQAKDYLHGLKQHELPKFVLVSDFERFHLYNLEDGGKTEFLLKDFVLNVKHFAYLIGAQLKVYKEQDPANIKAAELMGKLHDRLKEIGYTDHPLEVYLVRLLFCLFAEDTTIFEKQQFQDYIEGRTNEDGSDLAPKLQELFQVLNTPYEKRFKNLDEQLNAFPYVNGKLFEEILPMASFDTKMRLALLECCYIDWSKISPAIFGSMFQSVMNPQERRNLGAHYTSEKNILKLIKPLFLDDLWAEFESIKTNKNKLAEFHKKISLLKFLDPACGCGNFLVITYRELRLLEIEILRATNKTRQGFLDVRDIIWLDVDMMHGIEYEEFPARIAEVAMWLIDHQMNMLISNEFGQYFVRLPLKKAAKIVHADAMETNWETVVSKDQLSYIIGNPPFIGSKIMKQGQRDQIVKEFGDAKGGGILDYVAGWYIKAAKYIKGTTIKAAFVSTNSIVQGEQTSVLWGRMLHIYNIKIHFAHQTFKWNNEAKGNAAVYCVIVGFANYDSSNKRLFGYDDIKGEPHEIKAKNINPYLVDAKDILPLPQSKPICNVPKIKFGNQPIDGGFLLMTEDEKEEAIRKEPNIRPFIRQYVGSVEYINNIPRFCLWLKGASPTDYRFSKFISDRLNKVRDFRKESTRKETRELSDYPSQFAFVSHNDRPYIIIPSVSSERRKYIPIGFMPSHVIASNLCLIVPDANLYDYGIITSQMHMNWVKTVGGRLKSDYRYSNSVVYNTFPWPENPSPKHVKNIEDKAQKVLDVRTAFPDSSLADLYDPLAMPPELVKAHNELDKAVDLAYRPQAFVSEASRLEFLFDLYEKYTANIFTEGKPKKKAK, encoded by the coding sequence ATGGCATTAAGCTGGAATGAAATAAAAGAGCGCGCTGTAAAATTTTCTAGGGAATGGGAAAATGATTTTTCCGAAGATGCAGAGGCGCAATCTTTTCTGATAGAATTTTTCAACGTTTTTGGGATTAACCGAAAACGGGTTTCCTCATTTGAACATAAAGTAAAAAAGCTGGATGAAAAAGACGGTTATATCGATCTGCTTTGGAAAGGTATGATATTAATCGAAATGAAAAGCCGGGGAAAGGATTTAGAAAAAGCTTATAAGCAAGCTAAAGACTATCTACATGGACTGAAACAGCATGAACTGCCTAAATTTGTTTTAGTTTCGGATTTTGAGCGTTTCCATTTATACAATCTGGAAGACGGCGGAAAAACCGAGTTTCTTCTTAAAGACTTTGTGCTTAATGTAAAACATTTCGCGTATCTCATCGGGGCGCAATTAAAGGTTTATAAAGAGCAAGACCCTGCTAATATAAAAGCGGCGGAATTAATGGGTAAGTTGCACGACCGCCTAAAGGAAATCGGTTATACTGACCACCCATTAGAAGTATATCTTGTCCGCTTATTGTTTTGCCTTTTTGCGGAAGACACCACTATTTTCGAGAAGCAGCAATTTCAGGATTATATAGAAGGCCGAACCAATGAAGACGGCAGCGACCTCGCCCCGAAATTGCAAGAGTTATTTCAGGTTTTGAATACTCCCTACGAAAAACGTTTTAAGAATTTAGATGAGCAACTAAACGCTTTCCCTTACGTGAATGGGAAACTGTTTGAGGAAATTCTGCCAATGGCAAGCTTTGACACTAAAATGCGCTTGGCCTTGCTGGAATGCTGTTATATTGACTGGAGCAAAATAAGCCCCGCCATTTTTGGATCGATGTTTCAAAGTGTAATGAATCCACAGGAACGTCGAAATTTAGGAGCGCATTATACCAGTGAAAAGAACATCTTAAAACTCATTAAGCCGTTGTTTTTAGATGACTTGTGGGCGGAGTTTGAAAGCATCAAAACAAATAAAAATAAGCTGGCTGAGTTTCACAAAAAAATCAGCCTTCTTAAATTCTTAGATCCCGCCTGTGGTTGTGGGAACTTTTTAGTAATAACCTACCGGGAATTACGCTTACTGGAAATTGAAATTTTACGCGCTACGAACAAAACCAGACAGGGATTTTTAGATGTTCGCGATATTATTTGGCTGGATGTCGATATGATGCACGGAATAGAATATGAGGAATTTCCTGCCCGTATCGCTGAGGTTGCAATGTGGCTTATAGATCACCAAATGAACATGCTTATAAGCAATGAATTTGGGCAGTATTTCGTCCGTCTTCCACTAAAGAAAGCGGCAAAGATCGTCCACGCTGACGCGATGGAAACGAATTGGGAAACCGTTGTTTCCAAAGATCAGCTTAGTTATATTATTGGAAATCCCCCGTTCATCGGTTCTAAAATAATGAAGCAAGGGCAGCGCGACCAGATAGTAAAAGAATTTGGGGATGCAAAGGGCGGTGGGATATTAGACTATGTTGCCGGATGGTATATAAAGGCAGCTAAGTATATCAAGGGTACAACTATTAAAGCTGCTTTCGTATCAACCAATTCAATCGTACAAGGTGAACAAACAAGTGTGTTATGGGGACGTATGTTACATATCTATAACATCAAGATACATTTCGCACATCAAACATTTAAGTGGAATAATGAGGCAAAGGGCAACGCGGCTGTGTACTGTGTTATTGTTGGATTTGCAAATTACGATTCCTCTAACAAACGTCTATTTGGATACGACGATATTAAAGGCGAGCCTCATGAAATAAAGGCTAAAAATATTAATCCATATTTGGTAGATGCAAAGGATATACTTCCACTACCACAATCAAAACCGATATGTAATGTTCCCAAAATCAAATTCGGAAATCAGCCAATTGATGGAGGATTTTTATTGATGACGGAAGATGAAAAAGAGGAAGCTATAAGGAAAGAACCTAACATTCGCCCTTTCATTCGGCAGTATGTTGGAAGTGTTGAATATATAAACAATATCCCCCGTTTTTGCCTGTGGTTGAAGGGTGCTAGTCCTACCGACTATCGGTTTTCTAAATTTATTAGCGACCGTTTAAATAAAGTCAGAGATTTTCGTAAAGAAAGTACACGGAAAGAAACAAGGGAATTATCCGACTATCCTTCGCAATTTGCGTTCGTTTCTCATAACGACAGACCTTACATCATTATCCCTAGCGTTTCATCCGAAAGACGAAAATACATCCCCATTGGGTTTATGCCGTCACACGTCATAGCAAGTAACTTATGCCTAATAGTGCCTGATGCTAATTTGTATGACTACGGTATAATAACATCACAAATGCACATGAACTGGGTTAAAACTGTTGGTGGACGATTGAAAAGCGATTATCGATACTCAAATTCGGTAGTGTACAATACTTTTCCGTGGCCGGAAAATCCGTCGCCTAAGCACGTCAAAAATATCGAAGATAAAGCCCAAAAAGTTTTAGATGTCAGGACGGCGTTTCCTGATAGTTCATTAGCTGATTTATACGATCCATTGGCCATGCCGCCCGAATTGGTTAAAGCACACAATGAGTTAGATAAGGCAGTTGATTTGGCATACAGGCCTCAGGCATTTGTCAGCGAGGCAAGCCGTTTGGAATTTTTGTTTGATCTGTATGAAAAATATACCGCCAATATATTCACGGAGGGCAAACCTAAAAAGAAGGCAAAATGA
- a CDS encoding NAD-dependent succinate-semialdehyde dehydrogenase, with protein sequence MPIQTINPYNNQLVKSFDALTEKELEQKIAKAHQAYLSWRNESIETRAALLHEVSAIMLRKNKELAKLITLEMGKLIAQSESEIEMCASVYKYYADNAAEFLKDKPLETTDGSAFIRYTPTGIILGVEPWNFPFNQVGRLAAPNIVAGNVMMVKHASNVPQCAAMIETIFRDAGAPEGIYTNLFLPGEKIAALAADDRITGMSLTGSEKAGSSLAEAAGKNLKKSVLELGGSDAFIILDDADIDLAVAKAVLGRFNNMGQSCTSSKRIIAVASVAEEFLEKFTSKISGLKVGDPMDPTTKIGPMVSEEAAQKITRQVNDTVKDGARIVVGGKRIDREGAFYEFTILTDIPKGSVAYKEELFGPVASFYKVKDIEEAISLANDTGFGLGGSVFSKDTDKAIEVASRIDTGMVFINQNVASRPDLPFGGTKRSGYGRELSPLGIEEFVNKKVIRLP encoded by the coding sequence ATGCCCATTCAAACCATCAATCCCTACAACAACCAACTCGTAAAATCTTTCGATGCCTTAACTGAAAAGGAACTGGAACAAAAGATTGCCAAAGCACACCAGGCCTACCTTTCCTGGCGGAATGAAAGCATCGAAACCCGCGCTGCTTTACTGCATGAGGTTTCTGCCATCATGCTCCGCAAAAATAAAGAACTCGCAAAACTTATCACGCTCGAAATGGGCAAACTCATCGCACAGAGTGAAAGCGAGATCGAGATGTGCGCTTCAGTATACAAATATTACGCCGACAATGCCGCCGAGTTCCTGAAGGACAAACCATTGGAAACGACAGACGGCAGCGCTTTCATACGCTATACCCCAACAGGGATCATACTTGGTGTAGAGCCGTGGAACTTTCCTTTCAATCAGGTGGGAAGGCTTGCTGCTCCCAACATCGTTGCAGGAAATGTCATGATGGTGAAACATGCCTCAAACGTGCCGCAATGTGCCGCAATGATCGAAACGATATTCAGGGATGCAGGCGCTCCCGAAGGCATTTACACCAATTTATTCCTTCCCGGCGAGAAGATTGCCGCGCTTGCCGCAGATGACCGCATTACAGGAATGTCGCTTACAGGAAGTGAAAAAGCTGGCTCCAGCCTCGCTGAAGCGGCGGGTAAAAACCTGAAGAAATCAGTACTCGAATTGGGTGGCAGTGATGCCTTTATCATCCTTGACGATGCAGATATCGATTTGGCCGTAGCGAAAGCCGTTTTAGGACGCTTTAACAACATGGGGCAATCCTGTACTTCGTCTAAAAGGATTATTGCCGTAGCCTCTGTCGCAGAGGAATTCCTTGAGAAGTTTACATCCAAAATCAGCGGTCTCAAAGTTGGCGACCCGATGGATCCAACAACCAAAATAGGACCGATGGTAAGCGAAGAAGCTGCCCAAAAAATAACCAGGCAGGTGAATGATACTGTAAAAGACGGTGCAAGGATTGTAGTGGGCGGCAAACGCATCGACAGGGAAGGAGCGTTCTATGAGTTTACGATACTGACAGATATCCCTAAAGGCTCTGTAGCCTATAAAGAAGAGCTTTTCGGACCCGTAGCTTCGTTTTATAAAGTAAAGGATATCGAAGAAGCAATATCACTCGCAAATGATACTGGCTTCGGTTTAGGAGGTTCCGTATTCAGTAAAGATACTGATAAAGCCATTGAGGTTGCCAGCCGCATCGACACCGGGATGGTGTTCATCAACCAGAATGTCGCTTCCCGTCCTGATCTGCCTTTCGGTGGAACGAAACGCTCCGGTTACGGTAGGGAACTTTCGCCTTTAGGGATTGAAGAATTCGTCAACAAAAAAGTCATCAGGCTTCCATAA
- a CDS encoding LLM class flavin-dependent oxidoreductase: MKKIGFLSFGHWANHPAYQARTASDTLLQSIDLAVAAEEIGVDGAYFRVHHFARQLASPFPLLAAIGAKTNTIEIGTGVIDMRYENPLYMVEDAGAADLISGGRLQLGISRGSPEQVIDGWRHFGYEPEQGETDADMGRKKALEFLERLKGEGFAQPNPNPMFPNPPGLLRLEPHAEGLRERIWWGAASNATAVWAAHQGMYLQSSTLKFDENGKPFHIQQAEQIRLYKEAWKEAGHKREPRVSVSRSIFALMNDQDRMYFGQQAKDADSFGYIESDKRAIFGKSYAAEPDKLIAELAQDEALQEADTILLTIPNTLGVDYNVHVLDSILKHVAPGLGWR, from the coding sequence ATGAAAAAAATAGGTTTTTTATCTTTCGGGCATTGGGCAAACCACCCTGCATACCAGGCCCGCACAGCAAGCGATACCTTGCTCCAGTCTATCGACCTGGCTGTTGCCGCTGAAGAAATCGGTGTGGACGGTGCTTACTTCCGCGTACACCACTTTGCCCGACAGCTGGCATCGCCTTTCCCGCTGCTGGCAGCCATCGGTGCGAAAACAAATACCATAGAGATCGGCACGGGCGTCATCGACATGCGTTATGAAAACCCGCTGTATATGGTGGAAGATGCCGGAGCTGCCGACCTGATTTCGGGCGGGCGATTGCAACTGGGCATCAGCCGCGGTTCACCGGAACAGGTGATTGATGGCTGGCGTCATTTTGGTTACGAACCAGAACAAGGCGAGACCGATGCCGACATGGGCCGCAAGAAGGCACTCGAATTTTTAGAACGGCTGAAAGGCGAGGGATTTGCACAGCCAAACCCAAACCCGATGTTCCCAAACCCTCCGGGATTGTTGCGCCTCGAGCCGCATGCTGAAGGATTGCGCGAACGCATCTGGTGGGGCGCGGCTTCCAATGCCACGGCCGTTTGGGCGGCACACCAAGGCATGTACTTGCAAAGCTCGACACTGAAGTTTGACGAAAACGGCAAGCCATTCCACATCCAGCAGGCCGAACAGATTAGGCTGTACAAAGAAGCCTGGAAAGAAGCAGGGCACAAGCGTGAACCACGTGTATCCGTAAGCCGTTCGATCTTCGCACTGATGAACGACCAGGACCGCATGTACTTCGGGCAGCAGGCCAAGGATGCCGACAGTTTCGGTTACATCGAAAGCGACAAACGCGCCATCTTCGGGAAAAGCTACGCGGCTGAACCGGACAAGCTCATCGCCGAACTCGCCCAGGACGAAGCCCTGCAGGAAGCGGATACGATATTATTGACGATACCCAATACTTTAGGCGTTGATTATAATGTGCATGTGTTAGATAGTATTTTGAAACATGTGGCGCCGGGGTTGGGGTGGAGGTGA
- a CDS encoding LLM class flavin-dependent oxidoreductase → METTNKKIAYSILELAIIADGISIEQTFKNSVDLAQKAEGLGYTRLWLAEHHNMPHVASVATPILIGHMAANTKTIRVGSGGIMLPNHAPLIVAEQFGTLGRLYPNRIDLGLGRAPGTDQLTAHAIRSDRMLAVHKFPSEIESIQKYFSEENEWSEVRAIVAEGVPVPLYILGSSLDSAHLAAKMGLPYAFASHFATGMLLEALQIYRKEFQPSVYLDKPYTIAGVNVIAANTDAEAERNFTSVIRMFLGILTGQRQPLQPPMEMTDELMMVQHNPAVRDMLRYSFVGRKEAVAKQLDKFLQQTGVDELMIVTNMHDHNDRIRSYEILSEIMNERNILV, encoded by the coding sequence ATGGAAACAACAAACAAAAAAATCGCATACTCAATACTCGAACTTGCCATCATAGCAGACGGCATATCCATAGAGCAGACCTTTAAAAACAGCGTAGACCTCGCCCAAAAAGCCGAAGGACTGGGATATACCCGCTTATGGCTTGCCGAGCACCACAATATGCCGCATGTAGCCAGTGTCGCCACCCCGATACTCATCGGTCATATGGCCGCAAATACCAAAACCATCCGTGTGGGCTCAGGCGGCATCATGCTGCCAAACCATGCGCCGCTGATAGTGGCTGAGCAGTTCGGCACGCTGGGCCGATTGTACCCCAACCGCATCGACCTCGGACTTGGCAGGGCGCCCGGCACCGACCAGCTGACAGCCCATGCCATACGGAGTGACAGGATGCTGGCAGTACACAAGTTCCCATCGGAAATTGAGAGCATACAAAAATATTTTTCCGAAGAAAATGAATGGTCAGAAGTACGCGCCATTGTAGCGGAAGGTGTTCCGGTGCCGTTGTACATATTGGGTTCGAGTCTAGACAGCGCGCACCTCGCCGCTAAAATGGGGCTGCCCTATGCGTTCGCGAGTCATTTTGCGACAGGCATGCTGTTGGAAGCGCTACAGATTTACAGGAAGGAATTCCAGCCCTCGGTTTATCTTGACAAGCCATATACCATTGCAGGGGTCAATGTCATCGCAGCCAATACTGATGCCGAAGCCGAAAGGAATTTCACCTCCGTGATCCGGATGTTCCTCGGGATCCTGACAGGCCAGCGCCAACCCCTGCAGCCGCCGATGGAAATGACGGATGAACTGATGATGGTCCAGCACAACCCCGCTGTCCGCGACATGCTCAGGTATTCGTTTGTAGGCAGGAAAGAGGCAGTCGCCAAACAGCTGGATAAATTCCTGCAACAAACCGGCGTAGACGAACTAATGATCGTCACCAACATGCACGATCATAATGACAGGATAAGGTCATACGAAATCTTGTCTGAAATAATGAATGAAAGGAATATCTTGGTATGA
- the mnmE gene encoding tRNA uridine-5-carboxymethylaminomethyl(34) synthesis GTPase MnmE yields MNYQDNIVALATPSGAGAIAVVRISGQDAIVIADKVFRPVKHKDLLKQKTHTLHLGHIVDGAKVIDEVLVSLFKGPNSYTGENTVEISCHGSTYIQQQVIQLLLRNGCRMAQAGEFTLRAFLNGKLDLSQAEAVADLIASDNEASHQIAMQQMRGGFSNEIAQLRTELLNFASLIELELDFAEEDVAFADRAQFRELLDRIEKVLKRLIDSFATGNVIKNGIPVAIVGEPNVGKSTLLNALLNEERAIVSDIAGTTRDTIEDELVIGGIGFRFIDTAGIRDTQDVVESIGIRKTFEKMEQAQVVVYLIDNGQLILDNELQKVNLEIEKIRNQFPLKPLVIVGNKADKIDNGQIDAIKSQIPGMLFLSAKEGIGVEELKATLLSFVNTGALRNNETIVTNTRHYDSLLKALEEIQKVNYGLQMNLPSDLMAIDIREALYHFGEITGQVTNDELLGNIFANFCIGK; encoded by the coding sequence ATGAACTATCAGGATAATATAGTAGCATTGGCGACGCCGTCCGGAGCAGGGGCGATTGCGGTGGTGCGTATTTCGGGGCAAGATGCGATTGTGATTGCTGACAAAGTATTCCGGCCGGTGAAGCATAAAGATTTGCTGAAGCAGAAGACGCATACGCTGCATTTAGGGCATATCGTGGATGGTGCGAAGGTGATTGACGAGGTTTTGGTATCGCTTTTTAAAGGCCCGAATTCGTATACGGGTGAAAATACCGTAGAGATTTCCTGCCACGGATCAACATACATACAACAACAGGTCATCCAATTGCTGCTGCGCAACGGCTGCCGTATGGCGCAGGCGGGCGAGTTTACGCTGCGTGCCTTCCTGAACGGCAAACTGGATTTGTCGCAGGCTGAAGCGGTGGCTGACCTGATTGCTTCTGATAATGAGGCTTCACACCAGATAGCGATGCAGCAGATGCGCGGCGGCTTCTCGAATGAGATTGCGCAGTTGCGTACCGAGTTGCTGAACTTTGCTTCCCTGATTGAGCTTGAGCTTGATTTTGCCGAAGAAGACGTTGCTTTTGCAGACAGGGCACAATTCCGCGAGCTGCTCGACAGGATCGAAAAGGTACTCAAAAGGCTGATCGATTCGTTTGCGACGGGCAATGTGATCAAGAACGGCATTCCTGTAGCTATTGTAGGTGAACCGAATGTGGGCAAGTCTACATTGCTCAATGCGCTGCTGAATGAAGAGCGCGCCATCGTTTCGGACATTGCAGGGACGACCAGGGATACGATTGAAGATGAATTGGTCATTGGCGGGATTGGATTTCGGTTTATTGATACGGCGGGGATCCGGGATACGCAGGATGTGGTGGAAAGCATCGGGATCCGGAAGACGTTCGAGAAGATGGAACAGGCGCAGGTGGTGGTTTATTTGATTGACAATGGACAATTGATCCTTGACAATGAACTGCAAAAAGTGAACCTTGAGATTGAAAAGATAAGGAATCAATTTCCTTTGAAGCCTTTGGTGATTGTGGGAAATAAGGCGGACAAGATAGATAATGGCCAAATAGACGCTATCAAGTCTCAAATTCCCGGCATGCTGTTCCTTTCAGCAAAAGAAGGTATTGGTGTTGAGGAACTGAAAGCGACATTGCTTTCGTTCGTAAACACCGGCGCGTTGCGCAATAATGAAACGATTGTAACAAACACCCGCCATTATGATTCGCTGCTGAAAGCTCTGGAAGAAATACAGAAAGTGAATTATGGCCTGCAGATGAACCTGCCTTCAGACCTGATGGCTATTGACATCCGGGAAGCCTTGTACCATTTTGGGGAGATTACTGGACAGGTTACCAATGATGAGCTGTTGGGGAATATCTTTGCTAATTTTTGTATCGGGAAATAA
- the dnaN gene encoding DNA polymerase III subunit beta, whose product MKFIVSSSYLLKQLQVLGSVINSSNTLPILDNFLFELDNKALTVSSSDLETTMSATLEIDSDSTGSVAVPAKLLLEILKTFPEQPLTFTVEENNTIEISSNSGKYALAYAPGEEFPKSVNLEDPSVTLVPADVLATAVSKTIFAAGNDDLRPVMSGVFFQFSPEGLTFVATDAHKLVKYARTDVKASQVADFIMPKKPLNILKSILGASDAEVKIEYNDSNATFSFDNYVLMCRLIDGKYPNYEAVIPKENPNKLMIDRSQFLNSVRRVAIFSNKTTHQIRLKIAGAELNISAEDIDYSNKAEERLTCDYQGDDMQIGFNSRFLTEMLTNLHSDMIMLEMSLPNRAGILTPVDGLEEGETVTMLVMPVMLNN is encoded by the coding sequence ATGAAATTCATCGTATCGAGTTCCTACCTTTTAAAACAACTGCAGGTCTTAGGAAGTGTCATCAACAGCAGCAATACGCTGCCTATCCTGGATAATTTTCTTTTTGAATTAGACAACAAAGCCCTTACTGTTTCTTCTTCTGACCTTGAAACGACGATGTCCGCTACATTGGAAATTGATTCGGACAGCACCGGAAGCGTTGCGGTTCCTGCAAAACTTTTATTGGAAATATTAAAGACTTTCCCTGAACAGCCACTGACATTTACCGTTGAGGAGAACAATACGATCGAGATCAGTTCCAATTCAGGTAAATATGCCCTGGCGTATGCTCCTGGTGAGGAATTCCCGAAATCGGTAAACCTTGAAGACCCTTCAGTAACTTTAGTTCCTGCCGATGTATTGGCAACTGCCGTAAGCAAAACGATTTTCGCAGCCGGTAACGATGACCTGCGTCCTGTAATGTCCGGCGTGTTCTTCCAGTTTTCTCCGGAAGGGCTGACTTTTGTTGCCACAGATGCACACAAATTGGTGAAATATGCGCGTACTGATGTTAAGGCATCACAGGTCGCTGATTTTATCATGCCGAAGAAACCGCTTAACATCCTGAAGAGCATCTTAGGCGCTTCTGATGCTGAGGTGAAAATTGAATACAACGATTCTAATGCCACGTTTTCTTTCGATAATTACGTGTTGATGTGCCGCCTGATCGACGGCAAGTATCCAAATTACGAAGCGGTGATCCCAAAAGAGAATCCTAATAAATTAATGATCGACCGTTCGCAGTTCCTGAACTCAGTGCGTCGTGTGGCGATTTTCTCGAACAAGACGACACACCAGATCAGGTTGAAGATCGCGGGGGCCGAATTGAATATTTCAGCTGAGGATATCGATTACTCGAATAAAGCTGAAGAAAGGCTGACCTGTGATTACCAGGGTGATGACATGCAGATCGGCTTTAACTCGCGTTTCCTGACAGAAATGCTCACCAACTTACATTCGGACATGATCATGCTCGAAATGTCATTACCGAACCGTGCAGGTATCCTGACGCCGGTGGACGGCCTTGAAGAAGGTGAAACCGTGACGATGCTCGTGATGCCGGTCATGCTGAACAACTAA
- a CDS encoding universal stress protein, producing MKKILFPTDFSESANNAFVYALNLANALKAEIITLHVYEFPILDSNYIEVPLYQAEVYESLELSNFENYKSQIPVLRQIAGANGMEHIPISNVLLEGDLVNNVAQLVKDENIDYVVMGTHGASGFNAFFFGTVTADIMTGTSAFVIGIPEESKFEAISKIGFATAYNEEDKTALRKLIPLADAFDAVIECLHVQTSSEEVTGHSEWKQAFANNNINFHTIESNTIEESIIDFTEVHRIQLFALLNHKHGFWESLFHTSLTKKLAFHLKVPLLALHEK from the coding sequence ATGAAAAAGATACTCTTTCCCACCGATTTTTCAGAGAGTGCAAACAATGCATTCGTCTATGCGCTGAACCTGGCCAATGCGCTCAAGGCAGAAATCATTACGCTCCACGTTTACGAATTCCCGATACTCGACAGCAATTATATTGAAGTGCCGCTCTATCAGGCGGAAGTGTATGAAAGCCTGGAACTTTCTAACTTCGAGAATTACAAAAGCCAGATTCCGGTGCTGCGCCAGATAGCCGGCGCCAACGGCATGGAACACATCCCGATAAGCAACGTGCTGCTGGAAGGTGACTTGGTAAACAATGTGGCCCAACTCGTAAAAGATGAAAATATTGATTATGTGGTCATGGGGACGCATGGAGCATCCGGCTTCAATGCGTTTTTCTTTGGTACTGTTACCGCCGATATCATGACCGGAACGAGTGCTTTTGTAATAGGGATTCCGGAAGAGTCCAAATTTGAAGCCATAAGCAAAATAGGTTTCGCAACGGCTTACAATGAAGAAGATAAAACCGCACTCCGCAAACTCATTCCGCTTGCAGACGCTTTTGATGCCGTTATCGAGTGCCTTCACGTACAAACATCGTCTGAGGAGGTTACAGGCCATTCCGAATGGAAACAGGCATTTGCGAACAACAATATCAATTTCCATACAATCGAAAGCAATACCATTGAAGAATCCATTATTGATTTTACAGAAGTGCACCGCATCCAGTTATTTGCGTTGCTAAACCACAAACACGGATTTTGGGAAAGCCTTTTCCATACCAGCCTGACAAAGAAACTGGCTTTTCATTTGAAGGTGCCTTTGCTGGCTTTGCATGAGAAATAA